In the Verrucomicrobiia bacterium genome, CTTGTCTTCCTTGGCGAGCTTGAGGATGGCTTGCGCGCCGGATTGGACTTTGGCAGCGCCTTTCACGGCTTGGCGGCGGATGGTGAGGTCGCGTTTCAGGTCGATGATCAAGGGGAGGAGGAGCTTCTCGGCGTTTTGGCCACCGACATTGCCGGTGGCATCGACGAGGCTGGTGATGCGGGTGACGTTGGTCTTGGCGAGTTCGGCTTGGACGAGAGTGAGGCCGTTGTTCGCGAAGAGGGCGCGCAGGGCTTCGACGCCAAGCTGGTCGTTCGGTTTCTGGATGGCGAGCTCGAGCAGGTCGGGATTGCGGTCGGTGACCTTGAAGCGTTGCACGAGGTCCACGAATTCAGCGGTGCCTTTGGAGCTGTCCAATACGCGGGTGAGCGCGGCTTTGAGTTCAGGCTGCTCATTGATTTTATTCGCGGGCAGGCGGCTGAGGGCTTCGCTGATGATGGCGGACTGGTTGGCATCGGCGGCGGTGAGGGTGCCTGCGCTTAAAGCCAAATAGCAGATGAATGGAGCAAATGCTTTCATGCCTAAATTGTCTGTTGCAAGACGGTGTTATCGGTGTTTCTGGGAAAGATGTCTACCGTCACTTGCACCGGACAACAACAATCTCTCCCAATATCGGCAAAGTGTTTTCCAAACCCTGAGAATCAACCAAGTGTTGCGAGAGGATTTGGTACAATAAGAAAGGCCGCCGTGGAACACTTTTCCGCGGCGGCCTTTTCTGAATTGCGGTGGCTACTTCTGGCTCAGTTCCGGAGTGGGCTGCGCGTAGGACTCGATCTTCGCAGCCAGAGCCTTGGCGGTCGCTGTGGGTTCCACCTTCTTCTTGAAGAGGATGTCTTGAACCCACACGTACTCGCCGTAGTACCGCATGTTATCTTTTTCATTCGGGGAGACCGCGCCACCTTTGATGGTAGCGCCGCCATACAGTCCCTTCGTATCCGAGTAGATCAAGATGGCCTGATCATCTTCGTGAACGCTTTCACCCGCATTCGTGCTGGAATCACCCGCTGTGCCTTCCGCCGCGCCACCGAATTCGCCGTTGTGATCGATGAGTGCACGAACCGCATTCGTATTCATCAGCACCATGACCATGAAGGTCTGTTGGCCGCCGACTTGGAACCCGATGCTGCCTTCATTCGCATTGTAGAAAGCAGGCGCACTCCATTCTTTCGTCACGGAATCACGCACCATCGCCACGCCGCCACCGCCCTGGAACCCGATGATGAAACCGGCTTTCGTGCGGTCGAGCAGTACGATGCCTTGTGCGTTCTTCAAAATCTTGGCTGGAATGGCCTTGTCCGGTTTGGCCTGCATCGCCTCAAACTTGGAGGTGAGTTTCAGGATGCGTTGGTCCAGTTCTGCCTGGCTCGCCGCCATGGCCGAGCAGGCGAAAGCGAGCATCATCAGCGAGCTAATCAGTTTTTTCATAGTCTTGTGTGTTTGTTACTAATTTTTCACTAACAAGTCTGTATAGTGCATCGCATGTGCCAAGGATGCACGCGTCTCAGAATTAAATGTAACTCATTGATTAATAGGAGATTAAGAGTTTTTAAAACTGTGAAATTAACGCTGCCAAAAGAGAATTTAAATGCATTTTGCAACAAGGGCTGTGTTTGCATGCTTTTCATGCAAAACGACGTGGCATTTCACCTTAAATCGTCAGCATCCGTTCACGTCCGCGTACCAGCCATTTTCCAACAGCCTTCCTATTCTCCACTGTGACGACTGATCCATGCAGTGCCACTGTAGGGCAGATGTGCCGAGGAATGCCGTAGAGGCAATCGCCAACAGAAAACTCATTAGCACGTGGGGTCTCGATCACCAGATGCTCCTCGCTCTGGCTGATGGCATTTGCATCAGGCAACTGCGGAAAGAAAACGCGAGGATGCGGATTTTCCGCCGCAACCGCCTTGTGCCCGAGGTCGAGGCAGAGCCGATTTTCGCCCGGCTTGCTGATGACGCGCACGAGCAACATGGCGGCTTGCTGAAACCCCAGATCTTTGAAGCGATTCCCGTAACCAAAATCCCAGAACACATACGTGCCCGGACTGCACTCGCGATCGGGGTAATTTGCGTGAATCGGAAATGTCGGCGTGCCACCGGCGATGAAACGCGGCACAGGCAGGCCTTCCGTCTGCAACTGCGTGCGCAACGCGAGCACCGGAGCCATGCCGTCCTCACACGCCTTCGTGCGTGCCGTGAGATCTTCGATGTGCAGATGCCCATCGTACGCATGCAGGCCATCTGCTATGAGTCCTGGAGCTTTCGCCAGTTCACGATAGAGTGCCAACGCCCGTTCATCCGGTGGCACACCTGTGCGATGCATCCCGCAATCGATATCCAACAGCACCGGAATCTTTACACCCGCTTGCGTCGCGGCTGCAGAGAGCGTTTTCAGCGCACCTGAGTCATCCACTATGGTGCGAAACGTCACTTGTGGAAAACGTCGGATGAGTTCAAGCAATCGCGCCACATTCGGCCCGACCGGTTGATAGGAGAGCAGCACATCCGTCATGCCATGCGTGGCCGCGAGTTCTGCTTCGGCGATTGTCGCCGCCTTGCACTGTATCACGCCCGCTTGCACATGCATCTGCGCCATCTCACCAAGCTTGTGTGTCTTGATATGCGGACGCAAGCGGTCCGGTCCGCCGGTCATCGTGAGTACGCGTTCCAAGTTAGCCCGGCAACGCGCCGGGTAAACGAGCAGGGAAGGGGAGGGAATCTCCGCCGCGTTTTCTACGACGAACCAGTCTGTGCTCATATATCCGATAAGTGGGTGCCGGTTTAATTTCAGAACCGGTTTTGCCGGTTACGGTGAAGCGGCTTAAAAGCCGCGCTCCACAGAGATGTCAGTTATGCAGCTCAAAAATCACTTCGATCTCCACGGCGATATTTCCAGGCAATGAGCCCATGCCCACGGCACTGCGGGCACCTACGCCATCATCCGATCCCCAGATCTGTTCGTAGAGTTCGCTGTAGCCGTTGATCACTTTCGGGTGGTCAGGGAAATCAGGCGTGGCGTTCACCATGCCGAGCGTTTTGATCACGCGCTTGATGCGGTCCAGTGAACCCAATTCTTTGCGTACCGTGGAGAGGATGGCCAATCCCGTCTGACGAGCGGCGACTTGTCCGGCCGCCAAATCTAAGTCTTGTCCCACCTTGCCGCGGATCATCGTGCCATCGCTGCGCAATGGACCGTGTCCGGACACGTAAGCGAGATTGCCCGTGATGACGACGGGTTTGTAGATGCCTCCACGCGGAGGAGCAGGTGGGAGTTCCAGTTTGAGTTCTTGGATACGTTTTTCGGCGCTCATGAGTGGCGATTTGATTTGCGTTGTTGATACGTGAAGCGCCGAACTCTGGCAAGGACTCGACGGAATCTCTTCGCACCTCTACTGTCCACCAAGGCGATGAAGCAATTGAAGATTTTCTGCGACATACAACTGAGCGAACCAGGGTTGAAACGTCTGCGTGAA is a window encoding:
- a CDS encoding lipid-binding SYLF domain-containing protein, translating into MKKLISSLMMLAFACSAMAASQAELDQRILKLTSKFEAMQAKPDKAIPAKILKNAQGIVLLDRTKAGFIIGFQGGGGVAMVRDSVTKEWSAPAFYNANEGSIGFQVGGQQTFMVMVLMNTNAVRALIDHNGEFGGAAEGTAGDSSTNAGESVHEDDQAILIYSDTKGLYGGATIKGGAVSPNEKDNMRYYGEYVWVQDILFKKKVEPTATAKALAAKIESYAQPTPELSQK
- a CDS encoding D-TA family PLP-dependent enzyme, with the protein product MSTDWFVVENAAEIPSPSLLVYPARCRANLERVLTMTGGPDRLRPHIKTHKLGEMAQMHVQAGVIQCKAATIAEAELAATHGMTDVLLSYQPVGPNVARLLELIRRFPQVTFRTIVDDSGALKTLSAAATQAGVKIPVLLDIDCGMHRTGVPPDERALALYRELAKAPGLIADGLHAYDGHLHIEDLTARTKACEDGMAPVLALRTQLQTEGLPVPRFIAGGTPTFPIHANYPDRECSPGTYVFWDFGYGNRFKDLGFQQAAMLLVRVISKPGENRLCLDLGHKAVAAENPHPRVFFPQLPDANAISQSEEHLVIETPRANEFSVGDCLYGIPRHICPTVALHGSVVTVENRKAVGKWLVRGRERMLTI
- a CDS encoding RidA family protein; amino-acid sequence: MSAEKRIQELKLELPPAPPRGGIYKPVVITGNLAYVSGHGPLRSDGTMIRGKVGQDLDLAAGQVAARQTGLAILSTVRKELGSLDRIKRVIKTLGMVNATPDFPDHPKVINGYSELYEQIWGSDDGVGARSAVGMGSLPGNIAVEIEVIFELHN